One Weissella ceti DNA window includes the following coding sequences:
- a CDS encoding MIP/aquaporin family protein, with translation MTRKIFGEVVGTALLIYLGTGLVLFGGVYADLLGPALGWGLMFTMLVYTFGPLSGPHLNPVVTLMVYLTKRMPGQEAVVYFISQLVGGLLGELALVGTYNAFLSKQGISWESAIAEHHLGSTMHPNLTSGAAFFVEMMITTILLTVLLVFMNRLTNEFAGQSPIIVGITVFALVMFSGNLTGTSMNPVRSLYPALFAGGTALEMLWVYLTAPFVAVIFAILIDKYILADDK, from the coding sequence ATGACACGTAAGATTTTTGGGGAAGTAGTTGGAACTGCTTTGTTGATTTATCTGGGAACAGGATTGGTTTTGTTTGGTGGCGTATATGCAGATTTGTTAGGTCCAGCGCTTGGTTGGGGGCTAATGTTTACCATGTTGGTTTACACATTCGGGCCATTATCTGGTCCGCATTTGAATCCGGTGGTTACTCTGATGGTATACCTTACAAAGCGTATGCCAGGTCAGGAAGCCGTTGTTTATTTCATTAGTCAACTTGTGGGTGGACTACTAGGAGAACTAGCATTGGTTGGAACGTACAATGCCTTTTTGTCAAAGCAAGGGATCAGTTGGGAATCAGCAATTGCAGAACATCATCTAGGTAGCACGATGCATCCTAATTTAACCTCTGGTGCAGCATTCTTTGTGGAAATGATGATTACGACAATTCTATTGACGGTTTTGTTGGTCTTCATGAATCGTTTGACGAATGAGTTTGCCGGACAATCTCCAATTATTGTTGGGATTACTGTCTTTGCATTGGTAATGTTCAGTGGTAACTTGACTGGAACATCAATGAACCCAGTTCGTTCTTTGTATCCCGCATTATTTGCTGGAGGGACCGCATTAGAAATGTTATGGGTATACCTAACAGCGCCATTTGTGGCCGTGATTTTTGCGATCTTGATTGATAAGTACATTTTGGCGGATGATAAATAA
- a CDS encoding HAD family hydrolase, whose amino-acid sequence MNKPKLYLDMDNVLVDTLPILNAYAEEHPEVAKPDRVAGIFADLPIKQGVKDAVATLNEYFDLYILSTAPWHNPSAWQDKIVWLENQFGAGEGNPFYKKVVMAHDKGLVHGTGGILVDDRPYHGASAWSDTAANSEWIQYGYTEHLTWEDKLVPFLVEVAKNYQETANGSISEAIKMSNIITGPVHGDLVHFEKANWE is encoded by the coding sequence ATGAATAAGCCAAAGTTGTATTTAGATATGGATAACGTGTTAGTAGATACATTGCCCATTTTAAATGCTTATGCAGAAGAGCATCCTGAAGTGGCAAAGCCAGACCGTGTAGCTGGTATTTTTGCAGACCTACCGATTAAGCAAGGGGTTAAGGATGCAGTTGCTACGTTGAATGAATATTTTGATCTTTATATCTTATCAACAGCACCTTGGCATAACCCAAGCGCTTGGCAAGATAAAATTGTTTGGTTAGAGAATCAATTTGGTGCAGGGGAAGGTAATCCTTTCTACAAAAAGGTTGTGATGGCGCACGATAAAGGGCTAGTTCATGGAACTGGTGGTATTTTAGTTGATGATCGTCCATACCACGGTGCAAGTGCATGGTCTGATACAGCTGCTAATAGTGAATGGATTCAATATGGTTACACTGAGCATCTGACTTGGGAAGACAAGTTAGTGCCATTCTTAGTTGAAGTTGCAAAGAACTATCAAGAGACAGCCAATGGCTCAATCAGTGAAGCAATTAAAATGAGTAATATTATCACTGGTCCTGTCCATGGTGATTTAGTTCATTTTGAAAAGGCAAATTGGGAATAA
- a CDS encoding TerC family protein → MEVSIGYWIGFFAFVLVMLALDLGVFHKNNEAPTMKSSLLWSAFWIGLAFVFAGGVWAIGGSAPAIDFVTAYLLEKSLSIDNLFIFILVFTFFGIEAKYQHRLLFWGVFGALVMRVIFIFGGAALLHQFAWLMYIFGIFLVFTGFKMFFEKEGDQDLNDSKMIKFFRKLLPLKEDVKEPHFVVRENGKLYATQFLLALLFIEASDLLFAVDSIPAVLAVSQDTFIVVTSNIFAIMGLRSLYFALAGILPMFRYIKYGLAGILSFIGLKMIINEGSKMFDLPFYISNVVSLTVIVVLLAGSIGASIWATKQEEKAKQQS, encoded by the coding sequence ATGGAAGTTAGTATTGGTTATTGGATTGGATTTTTTGCGTTTGTGTTAGTTATGTTGGCCTTGGATTTGGGGGTCTTTCATAAAAATAATGAAGCACCAACAATGAAGTCATCCTTACTTTGGAGCGCGTTTTGGATTGGTTTGGCATTCGTCTTTGCGGGTGGTGTCTGGGCAATCGGGGGATCAGCTCCAGCAATTGACTTTGTGACAGCGTATCTGTTGGAAAAGTCATTAAGTATTGATAACTTGTTTATCTTTATTCTAGTCTTCACATTCTTCGGAATTGAAGCGAAGTATCAACACCGTTTGTTGTTCTGGGGTGTCTTTGGGGCGCTAGTTATGCGTGTCATTTTCATCTTCGGAGGTGCAGCATTGCTACACCAATTCGCTTGGTTGATGTACATCTTTGGAATTTTCTTGGTCTTTACTGGCTTCAAGATGTTCTTCGAAAAAGAGGGCGACCAAGACTTGAATGACAGTAAGATGATCAAGTTCTTCCGAAAGTTATTGCCACTAAAGGAAGATGTTAAGGAACCGCATTTCGTGGTTCGTGAAAACGGGAAGCTATATGCAACGCAATTCTTGCTAGCATTGTTGTTCATCGAAGCATCTGACTTGTTGTTCGCCGTTGATTCAATCCCAGCTGTATTGGCTGTGTCACAAGATACATTCATTGTTGTGACATCTAATATCTTTGCGATCATGGGATTGCGTTCACTTTACTTCGCCTTAGCAGGTATCTTGCCAATGTTCCGCTACATTAAGTACGGATTGGCTGGAATTCTATCATTCATCGGATTGAAGATGATTATCAATGAAGGAAGTAAGATGTTCGATTTGCCATTCTATATCTCAAACGTTGTCTCATTGACAGTGATTGTCGTATTATTGGCAGGTTCAATTGGTGCATCAATTTGGGCAACCAAGCAAGAAGAAAAAGCAAAGCAACAATCTTAA
- a CDS encoding tRNA (cytidine(34)-2'-O)-methyltransferase translates to MSTNHIVLFEPQMPANTGNMARTATGTNTKLHIIEPIPFELDDKHVKRAGLDYWDTVDITIHKNLPAFMDTLSETDQLFLISKFAPQSYHQADYTNPDHDYYFMFGKETTGLPEMFMKEHAEKALRIPQNDTHIRSLNVSNTASIIIYEALRQQGFPNLDLTHDYDYDKLK, encoded by the coding sequence ATGAGCACGAATCACATTGTTTTATTTGAACCACAAATGCCAGCTAACACGGGAAATATGGCCCGTACGGCTACTGGAACAAACACAAAGCTACACATCATCGAACCAATTCCTTTTGAACTAGATGACAAGCACGTTAAGCGTGCAGGATTAGATTACTGGGATACTGTGGATATTACCATTCACAAGAACCTACCAGCTTTTATGGACACATTGAGCGAAACCGATCAACTATTCTTGATCTCAAAGTTTGCGCCACAATCATACCACCAAGCTGATTACACAAACCCCGACCATGATTACTACTTCATGTTTGGGAAGGAAACAACAGGGTTACCAGAAATGTTCATGAAGGAACATGCTGAAAAGGCCTTGCGTATTCCACAAAACGATACTCACATTCGTTCTTTGAATGTGTCAAATACAGCCTCAATCATTATCTATGAAGCATTGCGTCAACAAGGATTCCCGAACCTAGATCTTACGCATGATTACGACTACGACAAGTTGAAGTAG
- the recO gene encoding DNA repair protein RecO: MTEVFDAIVMYQRPHKEHDLMVKMLTREHGKRMFYIRHGKSKRYAYAADVLPFTIGQYEGTINATGLSFMNDVKQSHVARVFLEDVNKSAYMTYIMGLVDAAFVDNQPLTNWYDEVALAIEKMETGLSPMALANYFELKLLPAFGVHVDWERCVICEGTTPQMDFSMTLGGLLCAKHFGQDEHRMHIAPKALYILKQFSQVHLKQMHSLSVKTMTLQEMSRVLDAIYDDQVGVQLKAKSFIKQLQSWDQRLQSRTPTSETTDKDDSSGHA, encoded by the coding sequence ATGACAGAAGTATTTGATGCGATTGTGATGTATCAACGTCCTCATAAAGAACACGACTTGATGGTTAAAATGTTAACGAGAGAACATGGTAAACGAATGTTTTATATTCGTCATGGGAAATCGAAAAGATATGCGTATGCGGCTGATGTATTACCGTTTACCATTGGACAATATGAAGGAACGATTAATGCCACGGGACTAAGTTTTATGAATGATGTGAAACAAAGTCACGTTGCACGTGTTTTTCTAGAAGATGTCAATAAATCTGCCTACATGACTTACATCATGGGGTTAGTGGATGCTGCGTTTGTAGATAATCAACCATTAACGAATTGGTATGATGAGGTCGCTTTAGCGATTGAAAAGATGGAGACGGGCCTTAGCCCGATGGCCTTAGCCAATTATTTTGAACTAAAGCTCTTACCTGCTTTTGGTGTGCACGTCGATTGGGAACGTTGTGTGATATGTGAAGGAACAACGCCTCAAATGGACTTTTCAATGACACTAGGTGGGCTTTTGTGTGCCAAACATTTTGGTCAAGATGAACATCGTATGCATATTGCGCCTAAAGCGCTATATATCTTAAAACAATTTAGCCAAGTGCATTTAAAGCAGATGCATTCGTTAAGTGTTAAAACAATGACCCTACAAGAAATGAGTCGTGTATTAGATGCGATTTATGACGATCAAGTAGGGGTTCAATTAAAAGCGAAGTCTTTTATCAAACAATTGCAGAGTTGGGACCAACGTTTACAATCGAGAACGCCTACCTCTGAAACGACAGATAAAGATGATAGTAGTGGACATGCTTAA
- the glyQ gene encoding glycine--tRNA ligase subunit alpha, with protein MSTKMSVQDIILTLQTFWAKQGAMLMEAYDTEKGAGTMSPYTFLRANGPEPWNAAYVEPSRRPADGRYGDNPNRLYQHHQFQVVMKPSPDNIQELYLESLVALGINPLEHDIRFVEDNWENPSMGAAGIGWEVWLDGMEVTQFTYFQQVGGIPVDAVTSEITYGLERLASYIQDVPTVYDLEWGNGVLYGDIFKEPEFEHSTYSFDTSDADMLLRHFNEYEAEAKRALEAGLVHPAYDYILKASHTFNLLDARGTVSVTERAKYLSRIRNMARTVAKAFIAERKKLGFPLLKDEALREKYLPAQEEEAK; from the coding sequence ATGAGCACAAAAATGAGTGTCCAAGATATTATTTTAACTTTGCAAACATTCTGGGCTAAGCAAGGTGCCATGTTGATGGAAGCCTACGATACTGAAAAGGGTGCGGGGACAATGAGTCCTTACACATTCTTGCGTGCCAATGGACCTGAACCATGGAATGCAGCTTATGTTGAACCATCACGTCGTCCCGCGGATGGACGTTACGGGGATAACCCAAACCGTTTGTACCAACACCACCAATTCCAAGTGGTTATGAAGCCTTCACCAGATAACATTCAAGAATTGTACTTGGAATCATTGGTTGCTTTGGGGATCAACCCATTGGAACACGATATTCGTTTCGTTGAAGACAACTGGGAAAACCCATCAATGGGTGCCGCTGGTATCGGTTGGGAAGTTTGGCTAGATGGAATGGAAGTCACACAATTTACGTACTTCCAACAAGTCGGTGGAATTCCTGTTGATGCAGTTACTTCTGAAATCACATATGGTTTGGAACGTTTGGCATCATACATCCAAGACGTACCAACTGTTTACGATTTGGAATGGGGTAACGGTGTTCTTTACGGGGATATCTTCAAGGAACCTGAATTTGAACACTCAACATACTCATTTGACACATCAGATGCAGACATGTTGTTGCGTCACTTTAATGAATACGAGGCTGAAGCAAAGCGTGCGCTAGAAGCCGGTTTGGTTCACCCGGCGTACGATTACATCTTGAAGGCATCACACACATTCAACTTGTTGGATGCTCGTGGAACTGTGTCAGTTACTGAACGTGCTAAGTACTTGAGCCGTATCCGTAACATGGCCCGCACAGTTGCGAAGGCCTTTATCGCTGAACGTAAGAAGCTTGGATTCCCACTATTGAAGGATGAAGCATTACGTGAAAAGTACCTACCAGCTCAAGAAGAGGAGGCTAAGTAA
- a CDS encoding lactonase family protein: MSEKILFGTYTKSTSKGIYQATFDDATGEMGPVELVAEVGSPTYVALSKANKLYAVDRNGDQGGVATLDYAEGKATMEQEVLEPGASAAYVAVDEDRQFVYTANYHRGLVQVFKIEADGQLTETDRYQAEGKGPRPEQGSSHMHFFNVAPDGRLVAVDLGSDNVVTFDLSDDGKLTIANTFVTEPGYGPRHIRFSADGKYAYLLGELSSKLTVMTYNADGSFTPLQVVSTIPADWTEHNGTAAIYLSDDNRFLYSTNRGHNSMAVFAIQEGGAKVELIQLISTEGDFPRDFALSPSNKFLIAANQNTDNATIYERNAETGMLTLKEKDIFVPEGVRVVFI, translated from the coding sequence ATGTCAGAGAAGATTTTATTTGGAACTTACACGAAGTCAACATCAAAGGGAATTTACCAAGCAACATTTGATGATGCCACAGGAGAAATGGGACCTGTTGAATTGGTTGCTGAAGTAGGATCACCAACCTATGTTGCCTTGAGCAAGGCCAACAAGTTGTACGCTGTTGACCGTAATGGTGATCAAGGTGGGGTTGCTACTTTGGATTACGCAGAAGGAAAGGCAACAATGGAACAAGAAGTTCTTGAACCAGGAGCCTCAGCAGCCTACGTTGCAGTTGATGAAGATCGTCAATTCGTATATACAGCCAACTATCACCGTGGTTTGGTGCAAGTTTTCAAGATTGAAGCTGATGGGCAATTGACTGAAACTGACCGTTACCAAGCTGAAGGTAAGGGACCTCGCCCAGAACAAGGATCATCACACATGCACTTCTTTAACGTTGCGCCTGATGGTCGTTTGGTCGCTGTTGATCTTGGTTCAGACAATGTTGTGACATTTGACTTGTCAGATGACGGTAAGTTGACTATTGCGAACACATTTGTCACAGAACCAGGTTACGGACCTCGTCACATTCGTTTCAGTGCTGATGGCAAGTATGCTTACCTACTAGGTGAACTATCATCAAAGTTGACTGTTATGACATACAACGCCGATGGTTCATTCACACCATTGCAAGTTGTTTCTACAATCCCAGCTGATTGGACAGAACACAACGGAACTGCTGCGATTTACTTGTCAGATGACAACCGTTTCTTGTACAGCACTAACCGTGGTCACAACTCAATGGCCGTGTTTGCGATTCAAGAAGGTGGTGCAAAGGTTGAATTGATTCAATTGATTAGCACAGAAGGTGACTTCCCACGTGATTTCGCCTTGTCACCATCAAACAAGTTCTTGATTGCTGCCAACCAAAATACAGATAACGCCACAATTTACGAACGAAATGCTGAAACAGGAATGTTGACGCTAAAGGAAAAGGATATCTTTGTTCCTGAAGGTGTTCGTGTTGTCTTTATCTAA
- the glyS gene encoding glycine--tRNA ligase subunit beta, with protein MADFLLEIGLEEVPAHLVSPAREQLVERTEAFLAEARLGFGKVEAFSTPRRLAILVRDLADKAEDMEFEVKGPIKRAAVDADGNYTKAAEGFVRGQGMTTDDIIIKESNGNEHIFVAKFEAGQVAADVLQGFNTVVEAMQFPTEMRWGRHSFQYVRPIRWMVALLDDKIVPFNVLDVETGRTSRGHRFLGQDVEIKSATEYVAALESVAVLADAQARKDTIWAQIEAIGASNGWTVVPDADLLEEVNNLVEFPTAFNGNFDAKYLDLPDEVLITSMREHQRFFHVVDENGALLPHFISVRNGNDQHLDNVIAGNEKVLIARLEDAVFFYGEDQKHDIAYYNDKLKNVSFHAKLGSVADHTRRAQLMAALLADRLELDEDAQVKLAEAASIYKFDLMTGMVGEFDELQGIMGEKYALLFGEAPEVAAAIREHYMPISAGGELPATDLGKILALADKLDTLVSFFAGEMIPSGSNDPYALRRAASGIMNILRANDWTFDLNELLVEYVSAITESEDHVGLPEEVVARLVASVSDINDFLTDRVIKELQDQNVRHDVINAVTQAGLTSTSQMFDSVAALLAHQDDANFRDGVEGLTRIMRLTTKNSTDAEVSTDLFENEAEAALYEATVALDAETTDDMLVDLLALSDKIAAYFDVTMVMVEDEAVKQNRLATLATVSEMAGQVANFMELDVKSK; from the coding sequence ATGGCAGATTTTCTATTAGAAATTGGACTAGAAGAAGTACCAGCGCACTTGGTTTCACCAGCGCGTGAACAATTGGTTGAACGTACTGAAGCATTCTTAGCTGAAGCACGTTTGGGATTTGGGAAGGTCGAAGCTTTCTCAACACCACGTCGTTTGGCAATCTTGGTTCGTGACTTGGCTGACAAGGCTGAAGACATGGAATTTGAAGTGAAGGGGCCAATCAAGCGTGCTGCTGTGGACGCTGATGGTAACTACACTAAGGCTGCGGAAGGATTCGTTCGTGGACAAGGTATGACAACTGATGACATCATCATCAAGGAATCAAACGGAAACGAACACATCTTCGTTGCGAAGTTTGAAGCTGGTCAAGTTGCAGCGGATGTTTTGCAAGGATTCAACACTGTTGTTGAAGCAATGCAATTCCCAACTGAAATGCGTTGGGGACGTCACAGCTTCCAATACGTTCGTCCGATTCGCTGGATGGTTGCCTTGTTGGATGACAAGATTGTGCCATTCAACGTTTTGGATGTTGAAACTGGACGCACATCACGTGGACACCGTTTCTTAGGACAAGATGTTGAAATTAAGTCAGCAACAGAATACGTTGCTGCGCTTGAATCAGTTGCTGTTTTGGCTGATGCACAAGCACGTAAGGACACAATTTGGGCACAAATCGAAGCGATTGGGGCATCAAATGGTTGGACTGTTGTGCCTGATGCCGACTTGTTGGAAGAAGTTAATAACTTGGTTGAATTCCCAACAGCCTTCAATGGTAATTTCGATGCAAAGTACTTGGATTTGCCGGATGAAGTATTGATTACTTCAATGCGCGAACACCAACGTTTCTTCCACGTTGTTGATGAAAATGGGGCTTTGTTGCCACACTTTATCTCAGTACGTAACGGAAACGACCAACACTTGGACAACGTTATTGCTGGTAATGAAAAGGTTTTGATTGCCCGTTTGGAAGACGCTGTCTTCTTCTACGGTGAAGATCAAAAGCATGATATTGCTTACTACAATGATAAGTTGAAGAATGTCTCATTCCACGCTAAGTTGGGATCAGTTGCTGATCACACACGTCGTGCGCAATTAATGGCTGCCTTGCTAGCAGATCGTCTAGAACTAGACGAAGATGCACAAGTGAAGCTGGCTGAAGCTGCATCAATCTACAAGTTTGACTTGATGACTGGAATGGTTGGTGAATTTGACGAATTGCAAGGTATCATGGGTGAAAAGTACGCTTTGTTGTTCGGTGAAGCGCCTGAAGTAGCTGCTGCAATTCGTGAACACTACATGCCAATTAGTGCAGGTGGGGAATTGCCAGCAACTGACCTAGGTAAGATTTTGGCTTTGGCTGATAAGCTAGATACATTAGTATCATTCTTCGCCGGTGAAATGATTCCTTCTGGATCAAACGACCCATACGCATTGCGTCGTGCTGCTTCTGGAATCATGAACATTCTTCGTGCTAACGACTGGACATTCGACTTGAACGAATTGTTGGTTGAATACGTATCAGCCATTACTGAAAGTGAAGACCATGTTGGTTTGCCAGAAGAGGTTGTTGCACGTTTGGTAGCCAGTGTGTCAGATATCAATGATTTCTTGACAGACCGTGTTATCAAGGAATTGCAAGATCAAAATGTGCGTCATGACGTGATTAATGCCGTGACACAAGCTGGTCTAACAAGCACAAGTCAAATGTTTGATTCTGTTGCAGCGTTGTTGGCTCATCAAGATGATGCTAACTTCCGTGATGGTGTTGAAGGATTAACACGTATCATGCGTTTGACAACTAAGAACTCAACAGATGCAGAAGTATCTACTGACTTGTTTGAAAACGAAGCTGAAGCAGCGTTGTATGAAGCAACAGTAGCTCTTGATGCAGAAACAACTGATGACATGTTGGTTGATTTGTTGGCTTTGTCAGATAAGATTGCCGCTTACTTCGACGTAACAATGGTTATGGTTGAAGATGAAGCTGTGAAGCAAAACCGTTTGGCAACACTTGCAACTGTAAGTGAAATGGCCGGACAAGTTGCTAACTTCATGGAACTAGATGTGAAGAGCAAGTAA
- the fba gene encoding class II fructose-1,6-bisphosphate aldolase: MITSSTEMLKKARANGYAVPAFNVNNLEWVKAILMAAEKTQSPVIIQVTGGAAKYMSSFKVARDLVVDIHDALKMTVPVAIHVDHGTFEEVQEGTAVGFTSAMFDGSSLPIDENVRKTMEVAKTIHAKNMSLEGEVGTIGGEEDGIVADGEIAPVADAVRMAEAGVDMLAVGIGNIHGPYPEDWKGLDFKHLEDISKAVKADTGKDLPFVLHGGSGIPDEQIQKAISLGVAKINVNTEGQLAFHKATREFVLSNKDLEGKNYDPRKFLLPGTEAIEAMAVERINVFGSANKA, encoded by the coding sequence ATGATTACAAGTAGTACAGAGATGTTGAAAAAGGCGCGTGCAAATGGCTACGCAGTACCAGCATTCAACGTAAACAATCTTGAATGGGTCAAAGCGATTTTGATGGCGGCTGAAAAGACGCAATCACCAGTTATTATTCAAGTAACTGGTGGCGCTGCTAAGTACATGAGTAGCTTCAAAGTTGCTCGTGACTTGGTCGTAGACATTCATGATGCACTTAAGATGACTGTTCCTGTGGCGATTCACGTTGACCACGGAACATTTGAAGAAGTGCAAGAAGGAACGGCAGTTGGCTTTACGTCTGCCATGTTTGATGGATCATCATTACCAATTGATGAAAACGTGCGAAAGACAATGGAAGTCGCTAAAACAATCCATGCCAAGAATATGTCTTTAGAAGGTGAAGTAGGGACTATTGGTGGTGAAGAAGACGGTATCGTCGCTGATGGTGAAATTGCACCAGTAGCTGATGCAGTTCGTATGGCCGAAGCAGGTGTAGATATGCTTGCGGTTGGAATTGGAAATATTCACGGCCCATATCCAGAAGATTGGAAGGGACTTGATTTCAAGCACCTAGAAGACATTTCTAAGGCTGTTAAGGCAGATACGGGGAAAGACTTGCCATTCGTATTACACGGTGGCTCAGGTATCCCTGATGAGCAAATTCAAAAGGCGATTTCTCTTGGTGTTGCCAAGATTAACGTGAACACGGAAGGGCAATTAGCGTTCCATAAGGCTACACGTGAATTTGTCCTTTCTAACAAGGATCTAGAAGGTAAGAACTACGATCCGCGTAAGTTCTTGTTGCCAGGAACTGAAGCGATTGAAGCCATGGCAGTTGAGCGTATTAATGTGTTTGGTTCAGCAAATAAGGCGTAA